A window of Pseudomonas mucidolens contains these coding sequences:
- a CDS encoding OmpP1/FadL family transporter codes for MKKVMLKSTLSLAVAMASSQLFASGFALNEQDVAGMGTGFAGRSSSAENASTVYGNPAGMARLEGQQITGGFAVIDASTDIKDARGNASGTNKGDMVPFTAVPFGFYTNKLNDQWAVGFGVYAPFGLITDYESNFQGRAFGSKSEVQVITFQPTVSYAFNDRVSIGFGPTINRIAGTLESEPSLGALIPGTGDNRIKVKGDDTALGFNAGILVQATDTTRVGLTYHSKVKYKLKGHTEVTPGAGVPPSLLANGRYDASLNVDTPESWDLSVTQDMNDAWKVYAGATWTRWSRLKDITVNNEGVTTAGGVLAPGIVGSIKEEQNWHDTWAYALGTSYRITKQVVLRTGLTFDQSPTNNTDRSPRIPTGDRTIFSLGLGYDVMPNMTVDLAYSYLKEEPVKVAHTNALGQGYSAKYKNSANGFGLGVTYKF; via the coding sequence ATGAAAAAAGTAATGCTCAAGTCCACGCTTAGTCTCGCCGTTGCCATGGCATCTTCCCAACTGTTCGCGAGTGGTTTTGCCCTCAACGAGCAAGACGTTGCCGGGATGGGGACTGGTTTTGCCGGGCGCTCTTCTTCTGCCGAAAACGCCAGCACTGTTTATGGCAACCCTGCCGGCATGGCTCGCCTTGAAGGCCAGCAAATCACCGGCGGTTTTGCAGTCATTGACGCATCGACCGATATCAAGGATGCAAGAGGCAACGCCAGCGGCACCAATAAAGGTGACATGGTGCCCTTCACTGCCGTTCCTTTCGGTTTCTACACCAATAAGCTCAATGATCAATGGGCTGTCGGTTTCGGTGTATACGCACCGTTCGGCTTGATCACTGACTACGAAAGCAACTTCCAGGGCCGTGCGTTCGGCAGCAAGAGTGAAGTGCAGGTCATTACCTTCCAGCCGACGGTCAGCTATGCATTCAATGACCGGGTTTCCATCGGCTTTGGTCCAACCATCAACCGAATCGCCGGGACCCTGGAGTCGGAACCCTCACTCGGCGCACTGATTCCGGGTACCGGCGATAACAGAATCAAGGTCAAGGGTGACGACACGGCGCTGGGCTTCAACGCCGGTATCCTGGTCCAAGCCACCGACACCACCCGTGTGGGCCTGACCTATCACTCGAAAGTGAAGTACAAGCTCAAAGGCCACACTGAAGTCACGCCAGGTGCTGGGGTTCCGCCGTCCTTGCTCGCCAACGGTCGTTACGATGCTTCGTTGAACGTGGATACGCCCGAGTCCTGGGACCTGTCGGTGACTCAAGACATGAATGACGCCTGGAAGGTCTACGCCGGTGCGACCTGGACGCGCTGGAGCCGCCTGAAAGACATCACCGTCAACAACGAAGGCGTCACGACGGCTGGCGGCGTTCTCGCACCTGGGATCGTCGGCAGCATCAAGGAAGAGCAGAACTGGCATGACACCTGGGCTTATGCCCTGGGTACTTCGTACCGTATCACCAAGCAAGTGGTGCTGCGTACCGGCCTGACCTTCGACCAGTCGCCCACCAACAACACTGATCGTTCGCCACGCATCCCTACGGGTGACCGCACGATCTTCAGCCTGGGCCTGGGCTACGACGTCATGCCGAACATGACAGTCGACCTGGCGTACTCTTACCTCAAAGAGGAACCCGTCAAGGTGGCTCATACCAACGCACTGGGCCAGGGCTACAGCGCCAAGTACAAAAACAGCGCCAACGGTTTCGGCCTGGGCGTAACGTACAAGTTCTAA